One window of Tepidimicrobium xylanilyticum genomic DNA carries:
- a CDS encoding IS3 family transposase — MFNNRKLYLSPIMDIYDNSIIEYEISFKNNNQLVFKMFGKAIQKHPDAKPIFHSDRGFQYRGNIFKSKIKEAGMVQSMSRVGKYIDNGSMEGFFGILKTKMFYSKKFKTLEKLREKIIQYIKFYNEKRFQKGLGCVAPLEYRNMHPNVYKF; from the coding sequence ATTTTCAATAATAGAAAGCTTTATTTAAGTCCAATTATGGACATTTACGATAACAGTATTATTGAATATGAAATATCCTTTAAAAACAATAATCAACTTGTATTTAAAATGTTTGGTAAAGCAATACAAAAACATCCTGATGCAAAGCCCATATTTCATAGTGATAGAGGGTTTCAGTATAGGGGAAATATTTTCAAAAGTAAGATTAAAGAAGCTGGAATGGTCCAAAGCATGTCAAGAGTTGGTAAATATATAGATAATGGTTCTATGGAAGGGTTTTTTGGCATATTAAAGACTAAAATGTTTTACAGTAAGAAGTTTAAAACACTTGAAAAATTAAGGGAAAAAATAATTCAATATATAAAATTTTACAATGAAAAAAGATTTCAAAAAGGATTAGGATGCGTGGCTCCTTTAGAATATCGAAACATGCATCCTAATGTGTATAAATTTTAA